A genomic stretch from Theobroma cacao cultivar B97-61/B2 chromosome 4, Criollo_cocoa_genome_V2, whole genome shotgun sequence includes:
- the LOC18602628 gene encoding pentatricopeptide repeat-containing protein At4g14050, mitochondrial: MPIFHYLHQLQNCAKHHSPCSTKQLHAHFIKLGLTHSSPVLNTLINVYAKCSLLQEAIQLFDEMPQRDHVSWATVLTAHNQANFPDKTLSLFPSMFSLDRLLPDDFVFASLVKACASLGAVKLGKQVHANYLVSPFFDDDVVKSSLVDMYAKCGLPEEGRVVFDSIKLKNMASWTAMLYGYARKGRKKEALELFLRVPLKNLFAWTSLISGLVQSGNEVDAFGLFIEMRREGVSIIDPLVLSSIIGASANLAMLELGKQVHGLVIGLGYESCMFISNALVDMYAKCSDILAARDVFSKMLQKDVVSWTSMIVGAAQHGQAEEALSLYDKMVSLGVKPNEVTFVGLIYACSHVGLVNRGRELFKSMTEDYGIHPSLQHYTCLLDLLGRSGYLDEAENIINSMPFKPDEPTWAALLSACKHHGNAKMAIRVADHLLSLKPEEPSSYILLSNIYSSSSLWEHASKARHLLEAMDVKRDPGYSYVDFGKESQVFYAGETSHPMKAEIFGLLKVLDVEMRRRGYVPDTSSVLHNMEQQEKERQLFWHSERLAVAYGLLKGVPGTVIRIVKNLRVCGDCHTVLKFISNIAKREIVVRDAKRYHHFKDGNCSCNDFW; this comes from the coding sequence ATGCCAATCTTTCACTATCTTCACCAACTCCAAAACTGTGCCAAGCACCATTCCCCGTGCTCCACCAAGCAACTCCATGCCCACTTCATCAAGCTTGGTCTAACCCACTCTTCCCCTGTACTCAACACTCTCATTAACGTCTATGCCAAATGCAGCCTCCTTCAAGAAGCTATCCAACTATTCGATGAAATGCCCCAAAGGGACCATGTTTCATGGGCTACGGTTCTCACTGCTCACAACCAAGCCAACTTCCCCGACAAGACCCTCTCTCTGTTCCCCTCCATGTTTTCACTTGACAGGCTGTTGCCTGAcgattttgtttttgctaGCCTTGTCAAGGCTTGCGCTAGCTTGGGGGCTGTTAAGCTAGGCAAGCAAGTTCATGCAAATTATTTGGTGTCCccattttttgatgatgatgttgtTAAGTCGTCTTTGGTTGATATGTATGCAAAATGTGGGTTGCCAGAAGAGGGTCGAGTCGTTTTTGACTctattaagttgaaaaatatgGCTTCTTGGACTGCTATGCTATATGGTTATGCTAGAAAAGGTAGAAAAAAAGAGGCTTTGGAGTTATTTTTGAGGGTTCCTCTGAAAAATTTGTTTGCTTGGACTTCCTTGATATCTGGGCTTGTACAGAGCGGAAATGAGGTTGATGCATTTGGTTTGTTTATTGAGATGAGAAGGGAAGGGGTTAGTATAATTGACCCTCTTGTTCTTTCAAGCATAATTGGTGCTTCTGCTAATCTAGCAATGTTGGAACTAGGAAAGCAGGTTCATGGACTTGTTATAGGGCTTGGAtatgaatcttgcatgtttaTAAGCAATGCTCTTGTGGACATGTATGCAAAATGTAGTGATATATTGGCAGCAAGAGATGTTTTTAGTAAGATGTTGCAAAAAGATGTTGTTTCTTGGACTTCAATGATAGTTGGGGCAGCTCAGCATGGACAGGCTGAGGAAGCATTGTCCTTGTACGATAAAATGGTTTCGCTTGGAGTAAAGCCTAATGAAGTAACTTTTGTTGGATTGATATATGCATGTAGCCATGTTGGTTTAGTAAACAGAGGCCGTGAACTTTTTAAGTCCATGACTGAGGATTATGGAATTCATCCTTCCTTGCAACACTACACCTGTTTGTTGGATCTTCTTGGACGATCTGGATACCTTGATGAGGCTGAGAATATTATTAACTCAATGCCATTTAAGCCTGATGAGCCTACCTGGGCAGCATTGTTAAGTGCTTGTAAGCACCATGGGAATGCCAAAATGGCTATTAGGGTTGCTGACCATCTTCTGAGCTTAAAACCTGAAGAACCTTCATCATACATCCTGTTATCTAATATTTATTCTAGTTCCAGTTTATGGGAACATGCTTCAAAAGCAAGGCACTTGCTGGAAGCTATGGACGTAAAAAGGGATCCAGGTTATAGCTACGTTGACTTTGGAAAAGAAAGCCAAGTGTTTTATGCTGGGGAAACATCTCATCCCATGAAGGCTGAGATTTTTGGTTTGCTGAAGGTGTTGGATGTAGAGATGAGGAGAAGAGGTTATGTTCCTGATACTAGCAGTGTTTTGCATAACATGGAACAACAAGAGAAGGAGAGGCAACTATTTTGGCATAGTGAGAGGTTGGCTGTGGCTTATGGGCTGCTTAAGGGTGTACCAGGAACAGTAATAAGAATAGTGAAGAATCTTCGCGTATGCGGAGATTGTCACACCGTCTTAAAATTCATTAGCAACATTGCAAAGAGAGAAATTGTTGTCCGAGATGCCAAGAGATATCACCATTTTAAAGATGGGAATTGTTCATGCAATGATTTTTGGTGA
- the LOC18602629 gene encoding selenium-binding protein 1 yields the protein MAGNGTGCCKTGPGYATPLEAMSGPREALIYVTCVYTGTGREKPDFLATVDVDPNSPTYSKVIHRLPVPYLGDELHHSGWNSCSSCHGDPSAERRFLILPSLVSGHIYVIDTQTNPKAPSLHKVVDPEDIVQKTGLAYPHTSHCLASGDIMVSCLGDKDGNAKGNGFLLLDSEFNVKGRWEKPGHSPLFGYDFWYQPRHKTMISSSWGAPAAFTKGFNLQHVADGLYGRHLYVYSWPDGELKQTLDLGDSGLLPLEIRFLHDPSKDTGFVGCALTSNMVRFFKTKDGSWSHEVAISVKPLKVQNWILPEMPGLITDFLISLDDRFLYFANWLHGDVRQYNIEDPKNPVLAGQVWVGGLIQNGSPVVAVIEDGKTWQCNVPEIQGHRLRGGPQMIQLSLDGKRLYVTNSLFSTWDRQFYPELVEKGSHMLQIDVDTEKGGLKVNPYFFVDFGAEPDGPSLAHEMRYPGGDCTSDIWI from the exons ATGGCCGGTAACGGGACAGGGTGTTGCAAGACAGGACCGGGATATGCTACTCCACTGGAAGCCATGTCTGGTCCTAGAGAGGCTCTTATTTATGTCACCTGTGTTTATACTG GAACTGGAAGAGAGAAGCCAGATTTCTTGGCTACAGTTGATGTAGATCCAAACTCTCCTACTTATTCTAAAGTTATACACAGGCTACCTGTGCCATATTTAGGTGATGAACTACATCACTCAGGCTGGAACTCATGCAGCTCTTGCCATGGAGATCCTTCAGCAGAACGGCGTTTTCTGATCCTGCCTTCATTGGT ATCTGGCCATATCTACGTGATTGACACACAGACAAATCCAAAGGCTCCCTCATTGCATAAAGTTGTTGATCCTGAGGATATTGTTCAGAAGACAGGCCTAGCATATCCACACACCTCCCACTGCCTTGCCTCTGGTGATATAATGGTTTCATGTCTTGGAGACAAAGATGGAAATGCCAAGGGAAATGgatttcttcttcttgattCAGAATTCAATGTGAAAGGGAG GTGGGAGAAGCCAGGGCATAGTCCTTTGTTTGGCTATGATTTCTGGTACCAACCTCGACATAAAACAATGATCAGCTCATCTTGGGGAGCTCCTGCAGCTTTCACGAAAGGTTTCAACCTTCAGCATGTCGCAGATGGTCTATATGGAAGGCATCTGTATGTGTACAGCTGGCCTGATGGTGAATTGAAACAAACATTGGATCTTGGTGACAGTGGACTCCTACCCTTGGAG aTAAGGTTCCTGCATGATCCTTCTAAAGATACAGGTTTTGTTGGGTGTGCCTTGACAAGTAACATGGTGCGGTTCTTCAAAACCAAAGATGGATCATGGAGCCATGAG GTGGCAATCTCCGTGAAACCACTGAAGGTGCAAAACTGGATTCTTCCTGAAATGCCTGGGCTTATAACTGACTTTCTGATCTCTCTTGATGATCGTTTTCTCTATTTTGCCAACTGGCTTCATGGAGATGTTCGACAATATAATATTGAGGACCCTAAAAATCCAGTCTTGGCAGGACAAGTATGGGTTGGAGGACTGATTCAAAATGGAAGCCCTGTAGTGGCTGTGATAGAAGATGGCAAAACGTGGCAATGCAATGTTCCTGAGATCCAG GGGCATCGTCTGAGAGGGGGACCCCAGATGATCCAGTTGAGCTTAGATGGGAAGCGGCTATATGTCACCAACTCGCTATTCAGCACATGGGATCGCCAATTCTATCCTGAGCTTGTTGAGAAGGGTTCCCACATGCTACAGATTGATGTTGACACTGAGAAAGGAGGTCTCAAAGTAAACCCATACTTTTTTGTTGACTTTGGAGCTGAACCTGATGGCCCTTCCCTGGCCCACGAGATGAGATATCCAGGTGGTGACTGCACCTCAGATATTTGGATTTAG
- the LOC18602632 gene encoding protein RALF-like 32 — MKTKWKEIYAMSLLLAPLLMMLLFQELSPHYRVAAAADNSYHEKKQCDGSMAECGDIDEELLMESESSRRILQANRISYGAIRRDLPACGGSGGQPYSTSCLPPSSNPYTRGCSKIYRCRH; from the coding sequence atgaaaacaaaatggaaGGAGATTTATGCCATGTCCCTTTTACTTGCACCACTACTAATGATGCTGCTGTTTCAAGAGCTTAGCCCCCATTATAGAGTTGCTGCTGCTGCAGATAACAGCTATCATGAGAAAAAACAATGTGATGGTTCAATGGCAGAATGTGGTGACATTGATGAAGAACTTCTTATGGAATCTGAGTCAAGTCGAAGAATTCTGCAGGCTAATAGAATTAGTTATGGAGCTATCAGGCGTGATTTACCAGCATGCGGTGGTTCTGGAGGTCAGCCTTACAGCACGAGCTGTCTACCTCCGTCGTCGAATCCCTATACCAGAGGTTGCTCCAAGATTTACAGATGCAGGCATTGA
- the LOC18602634 gene encoding histidine protein methyltransferase 1 homolog: MATNSSFQLFSSSSDKPNLGLGFLDSSEPPLPPPPPSIEVLSSEVSSSVRCTVEPVNLDGFTLLKGRVSTKEVFGLPNSDLVPGKYEGGLKLWEGSLDLVKALRSEVQNGHLSLEGKRVLELGCGHGLPGIFACLEGAAVVHFQDFNAEVLRCLTIPNVNANLSEKSQPDPSGEVRFFAGDWGEIHQLLPHAHESEMNLNSSSEHGQATGYDVILMAETIYSIPAQRNLYRLIKKCMSHPHGVVFMAGKKHYFGVGGGTRQFLSMLEKDGVMAASLITEVADGSSNVREVWKLSYK, translated from the exons ATGGCAACCAACTCAAGTTTTCAACTGTTTTCGTCATCTAGTGATAAACCCAATTTAGGTTTAGGGTTTTTGGACTCGTCAGAGCCGCCTCTGCCACCTCCTCCTCCCTCCATCGAAGTCCTCTCCTCTGAG GTTTCCTCTTCTGTGAGATGCACTGTCGAGCCTGTCAACTTGGATGGCTTTACTTTACTCAAg GGGCGGGTGAGTACTAAAGAGGTTTTCGGATTGCCTAATTCGGATTTAGTCCCTGGAAAGTATGAAG GGGGACTTAAGCTGTGGGAAGGTTCATTAGACCTTGTTAAAGCTCTGCGCTCTGAGGTTCAAAATGGGCACCTATCATTGGAGGGAAAGCGAGTGTTAGAG CTTGGATGTGGTCACGGACTTCCTGGGATATTTGCATGTCTTGAG GGTGCAGCTGTTGTGCATTTCCAGGACTTTAATGCTGAGGTCCTGCGGTGTCTCACCATTCCAAACGTAAATGCAAATCTTTCAGAGAAGTCACAGCCTGACCCTTCTGGAGAAGTACGCTTTTTTGCTGGTGACTGGGGTGAGATTCATCAACTACTTCCTCATGCACATGAAAGTGAAATGAACCTGAATTCCAGCTCAGAACATGGCCAAGCTACTGGTTATGATGTTATTCTAATGGCTGAGACAATTTACTCAATCCCTGCTCAAAGGAATCTCTATAGACTTATAAAGAAG TGCATGAGCCACCCACATGGAGTTGTTTTCATGGCTGGAAAGAAGCATTATTTTGGTGTAGGTGGGGGAACACGGCAATTTCTTTCTATGCTTGAGAAAGATG GTGTTATGGCTGCAAGTCTTATTACTGAAGTTGCTGATGGTTCCTCTAATGTACGGGAGGTATGGAAGCTTTCATATAAGTAG
- the LOC18602635 gene encoding uncharacterized protein LOC18602635: MATAAVEGNAMQNYVKPEHGGMQPGGLSVKSNSIHDLIFVKLKENPNPESGIQQAMKLLASMNEDLFRITQKLQERQHDDILACFELDRLENREKRFRWTWTDNGKKLASLKRDLDKLTFANNAYKERAVKTEGKINIHNLNFVMHHGSNNMAKEKKLLKGINDRQKKGDHCDDPGLSVVQEISDRIRRLRWDISRKYFFPKPAIRVDEQQVLKEIAELKWARDKAFANAPVEGKTWNSLASKTVIKQQIKRMEKASCDEDRKKHLQMRAKIQVLKQEIDVVKKDIASLKRQLLNVRRKKGEAYKVILKLIKIQNQAIC, encoded by the exons ATGGCTACTGCAGCAGTCGAAGGAAACGCGATGCAAAATTATGTAAAACCTGAACATGGAGGGATGCAACCTGGCGGATTATCCGTTAAAAGTAACTCAATTCACGACTTAATTTTTGTCAAGTTGAAGGAAAACCCCAATCCAGAATCTGGAATTCAACAGGCTATGAAGCTGCTGGCAAGCATGAATGAAGATCTATTTCGAATCACTCAAAAACTACAGGAGAGACAG CATGATGATATCCTGGCTTGTTTCGAATTAGACCGGTTAGAAAATAGAGAGAAGCGTTTCAGATGGACGTGGACCGATAACGGGAAGAAACTCGCTTCTCTAAAACGAGACCTAGACAAGCTGACTTTTGCAAACAATGCATATAAGGAGAGAGCTGTCAAGACAGAAGGGAAGATTAATATCCAT AACTTAAATTTTGTAATGCATCATGGAAGCAATAACATGGCCAAGGAAAAGAAGCTCTTGAAAGGGATCAATGACAGACAGAAGAAAGGAGATCATTGTGATGATCCAGGTCTATCAGTAGTCCAAGAGATTAGCGATCGC ATACGCAGGTTGCGCTGGGATATTAGTAGGAAATATTTCTTCCCAAAACCTGCCATCAGGGTTGATGAACAGCAAGTTCTCAAAGAGATTGCTGAGCTTAAATGGGCAAGGGATAAAGCCTTTGCTAATGCTCCTGTGGAGGGAAAGACTTGGAATTCTTTAGCTTCAAAAACTGTCATCAAACAACAAATAAAG CGTATGGAAAAGGCGTCATGCGATGAAGACAGGAAGAAACATTTGCAGATGAGAGCTAAAATTCAGGTGCTCAAGCAAGAAATAGATGTTGTAAAGAAGGATATTGCTTCTTTGAAGAGGCAACTGTTAAATGTACGCAGGAAAAAAGGGGAGGCTTACAAAGTTATTCTGAAGCTGATTAAGATCCAAAATCAGGCAATTTGCTGA
- the LOC18602636 gene encoding probable xyloglucan galactosyltransferase GT14 — protein MEKTIAAKCCNNQRWFVLLVFLVFCFELLCFDYSAITGGNNGVAILDNNHANAISTQNSLSHDFTESSNDSISPLPNSPLVDVVVNKTDEANKKADREEELKVEPDLDSCLGRYIYVHDLSSRFNKDLVNNCRLLTRGTDKNMCPYLENLGFGPQIENPQNVLLNNSWFLTNQFLLEVIFHNKMKNYECLTNDSSKASAVFVPFYAGLDMSMYLWEFNISVRDSASLSLVKWLAEKPEWKRMWGRDHFLVAGRIAWDFRRQTDNESDWGSKLRFLPESKNMSMLSIESSSWNNDYAIPYPTCFHPSKDSEVFQWQDRMRRQKRRYLFSFAGAPRPEYQNSIRGKIIDQCLASENQCNLLDCNYGATNCDNPVNVMRAFQSSIFCLQPPGDSYTRRSIFDSILAGCIPVFFHPGTAYAQYTWHLPKNYTKYSVYIPVKDLSEWKINLNETLLGISEDRILALREEVIRLIPRVVYSDPRSRLETLEDAFDLAVKGILERIESVRNMIREGKDPSIGFADGDDYKYTFSPYGNGI, from the coding sequence ATGGAAAAGACCATCGCTGCGAAGTGCTGCAACAATCAACGCTGGTTTGTTCTGTTAGTCTTCTTGGTTTTCTGTTTTGAATTGCTTTGCTTTGATTACTCAGCTATAACTGGTGGAAATAATGGGGTCGCTATTTTGGATAACAATCATGCAAATGCAATCAGCACCCAAAATTCTTTATCCCATGATTTCACTGAAAGTTCTAATGATAGCATTTCTCCATTGCCCAATAGCCCACTTGTCGATGTTGTGGTTAACAAAACTGATGAAGCCAACAAAAAGGCTGACAGAGAGGAAGAATTGAAAGTGGAACCTGATTTAGATTCTTGTTTGggaagatatatatatgttcacGATCTTTCTAGTAGATTTAATAAGGATTTGGTTAACAATTGTCGGTTGCTTACTCGGGGAACTGATAAAAATATGTGTCCGTACTTAGAGAACTTGGGTTTTGGTCCTCAAATTGAAAACCCTCAAAATGTTTTGCTGAACAATAGCTGGTTTTTAACAAATCAGTTCTTGTTAGAAGTCATCTTTCACAACAagatgaaaaattatgaatgtTTAACCAATGATTCGTCGAAAGCATCCGCTGTTTTTGTACCGTTCTATGCTGGTCTTGATATGAGCATGTATCTTTGGGAGTTCAACATTTCAGTGAGAGACTCTGCTTCTCTTAGTCTTGTTAAGTGGCTAGCAGAAAAGcctgaatggaaaagaatgtGGGGTAGAGATCATTTCTTAGTTGCTGGAAGGATTGCATGGGATTTCAGGAGACAAACAGATAATGAATCCGATTGGGGTAGCAAGCTTAGGTTCTTGCCTGAATCGAAGAACATGTCAATGTTGTCAATTGAATCAAGTTCCTGGAACAATGATTATGCAATTCCATACCCAACATGCTTCCATCCTTCAAAGGACAGTGAGGTTTTCCAATGGCAGGACAGAATGAGAAGGCAGAAGCGGCGCTATCTCTTCTCCTTTGCTGGTGCTCCTAGGCCTGAATATCAGAACTCCATCCGGGGCAAGATTATAGATCAATGCTTAGCTTCAGAGAATCAGTGCAATTTGCTGGATTGTAATTATGGTGCAACAAATTGTGATAACCCAGTTAATGTAATGAGAGCCTTTCAGAGCTCAATCTTTTGCTTGCAGCCTCCTGGGGATTCATACACAAGGAGATCGATTTTCGACTCAATTTTGGCAGGGTGTATTCCAGTATTTTTCCATCCAGGTACTGCATATGCCCAATACACATGGCATTTACCAAAGAATTATACAAAATACTCAGTGTACATACCAGTAAAGGATTTAAGCGAATGGAAAATCAACCTCAATGAAACATTGCTTGGAATTTCAGAAGATAGAATATTGGCCTTGAGAGAGGAGGTTATAAGGCTAATCCCAAGAGTAGTTTATTCAGATCCAAGGTCTAGATTAGAGACTCTTGAGGATGCATTTGATTTAGCAGTTAAGGGAATTCTGGAGAGAATAGAAAGTGTTAGGAATATGATTAGGGAAGGGAAGGATCCTAGTATTGGATTTGCAGATGGGGATGATTACAAGTATACATTTTCTCCTTATGGGAATGGCATTTGA
- the LOC18602637 gene encoding probable xyloglucan galactosyltransferase GT14 gives MKFHVLIREFCVGKPIRSKWRNQSGRKYCTNQFWFVLLFSIVLFFLLLCLRHLFFIGRMEGFVYVSSSDSSKYQSIYFTRNSIDTKTSLDDSKKKISSSDGHENTSRKLEKNKDSCSGRYIYIHDLPKRFNEDVLKNCQLLTRATDKSSMCTYIENSGLGPQIESSDALDLWKNSWFSTNQFLLEVIFHNRMKTYKCLTNDSSIASAIFVPYYAGLDLRRYLWGFNTSMRDSSGLDLVKWLAGKPEWKSMWGKDHFLISGRIARDFRRQSNRKSDWGSKFRFLPESENMSMLTIESGSWKNDFAVPYPTYFHPSTDNEVFQWQELMRRQNRPYLFSFAGAPRSRQKGSIRSEIISQCQASKKLCNLLDCDSVGHKCDDPVNLMKLFQSSIFCLQPSGDSLTRRSTFDSILAGCIPVFFHPGSAYSQYVWHLPKNYAKYSVFISPKNLRLGKVSINQTLLGVSKDEELAMREEVIRLIPRIIYANPRSRLESIEDAFDLAIKGILKRIETFRKVIIS, from the coding sequence ATGAAATTTCATGTATTGATAAGAGAATTTTGTGTTGGGAAGCCCATCAGGAGCAAATGGAGAAACCAGTCAGGAAGAAAATATTGCACCAATCAATTCTGGTTTGTCCTGCTTTTTTCCattgttttattctttttattactCTGTCTTCGTCATCTGTTTTTCATTGGGAGGATGGAGGGGTTCGTTTATGTCTCAAGCAGTGATAGTTCAAAGTATCAgtcaatttattttactagAAACTCAATTGATACCAAAACCTCATTAGACGACTCAAAGAAGAAGATTTCTAGTTCAGATGGTCATGAAAACACTAGCAGAAAGCTAGAGAAGAATAAAGATTCTTGCTCGGGTCGATACATTTATATTCATGATCTTCCTAAGCGATTCAATGAAGATGTGCTCAAGAATTGTCAGCTGCTGACCAGGGCTACTGATAAATCCAGTATGTGTACATATATTGAAAACTCTGGTTTAGGTCCTCAGATTGAAAGTTCTGATGCTTTGGATTTATGGAAGAACAGTTGGTTTTCGACGAACCAATTCTTGCTAGAGGTTATTTTCCATAACAGAATGAAGACATACAAGTGCTTAACCAATGATTCCTCGATCGCCTCTGCTATTTTTGTGCCATACTATGCTGGTCTGGATCTTCGTCGTTATCTATGGGGATTCAATACTTCTATGAGAGATTCTTCAGGTCTTGATTTGGTTAAATGGCTTGCAGGAAAACCTGAATGGAAAAGCATGTGGGGTAAGGATCATTTCTTAATTTCAGGGAGGATTGCTCGGGATTTCAGGAGACAATCAAACAGGAAGTCTGATTGGGGTAGCAAGTTCAGGTTCCTGCCGGAGTCTGAGAACATGTCAATGTTAACAATTGAATCAGGGTCTTGGAAAAATGACTTTGCTGTACCATATCCTACATACTTCCATCCTTCAACAGATAACGAGGTTTTTCAATGGCAGGAACTAATGAGAAGACAAAACCGGCCTTACTTGTTCTCTTTTGCCGGTGCCCCAAGATCGAGACAGAAAGGTTCGATAAGGAGTGAGATtatcagccaatgccaagctTCGAAGAAGTTATGCAATTTACTAGACTGTGATTCTGTTGGGCACAAATGTGATGATCCAGTAAATTTGATGAAGCTGTTTCAAAGCTCAATCTTTTGCTTGCAACCTTCAGGGGATTCATTGACAAGAAGGTCAACTTTTGATTCCATTTTGGCTGGTTGTATTCCAGTCTTCTTCCATCCAGGGAGTGCTTATTCACAATATGTATGGCATTTACCAAAGAACTACGCCAAGTATTCTGTGTTTATATCACCGAAGAATTTGAGACTAGGAAAAGTTAGCATCAACCAGACATTGCTTGGAGTTTCGAAGGATGAAGAATTAGCAATGAGAGAAGAGGTCATAAGATTGATTCCAAGGATTATTTATGCAAATCCCCGGTCTAGATTGGAGAGTATTGAAGATGCATTTGATTTAGCAATCAAGGGAATTCTGAAGAGAATAGAGACATTTAGGAAAGTGATCATTAGTTAA